The genomic segment GTCTGTGAATAACCGATCGTCACCTGTTTTTCAATTCTTGCCGCGCCGATGACGCTGGCTCTGGCATGGGTATAGCGTACCGCCCCTTCCCGATCTTCCAAAACGCCGGAGACCAGCAGCTGACCGTTCACAACAGCATCCCCCGTTTGAATTTCCGGTTTTCCGTCATACACATACATACGGATAACCTGCCCCGTATAAGCCGAAACTACGTTGCAGGGGCGGTTTTGAGGCAGCATATCCGGCGGATAAACACGCTCACGCAGTTCGACATACAACGTCGTTCCCTTGACGTTTAATGCAATCCATGCAATTTCTGAATTCTCCAGATACAAACGGCTGACCGCAGTATTGGGATCGAAGCCGTTTTTCTGCATACCGGTCACAATGCCGCAGCGTTCCAGTGTATAAAGTATTTCATCTTCATTCAGGCGTTCGTTTCCGCTGATATCGATGGTCCAAATGAACTGCGACATCACAAAAAACAAGGCAAAAAATAAAATTGCTCCCACTGCAAACCCAACCCTGAGTTTATAACGCCTGACGATCTCAAAAAGACCGTGTCGAGCGACGATTTTTATTTTGACATGGGTCATTCGGCGATACTTGCGCAGCTTTTTAAAAGCAGAACGCCGCACACAAACACGAATCGCTTCCCCGTCTTGCGTAATGCCCCATAACTTTACACCCGCATTTGTGCAGAGCGTAAGAAACCGTTCGAAAAAGCCGCCTCTGATCTCAATTTCGAGATATCCGAGGATAAAACGCAGCAACTTTAACATTTATTTGCCCCTAGAAATGCAATATTCGTGATCTTTCCGCTGACCACCACCGAATTTTTGTTCATACTGCTGATGCTGAGCGCCTCTCCCGAAAAACGAACGGAGCTCTTTCCTGTGGAAAGCCGTATTGCTTCACGGCTGTATTCCAAAACGCCAAGGCATCCTTCAACCAGCGCGAGAGTCCTGCCGCTGACACTGATCTGAACACTGTCTTTGCTCATTGCCGAGGTAAGGATTCCTGTTTTCTCTT from the Oscillospiraceae bacterium genome contains:
- a CDS encoding sporulation protein YqfD: MLKLLRFILGYLEIEIRGGFFERFLTLCTNAGVKLWGITQDGEAIRVCVRRSAFKKLRKYRRMTHVKIKIVARHGLFEIVRRYKLRVGFAVGAILFFALFFVMSQFIWTIDISGNERLNEDEILYTLERCGIVTGMQKNGFDPNTAVSRLYLENSEIAWIALNVKGTTLYVELRERVYPPDMLPQNRPCNVVSAYTGQVIRMYVYDGKPEIQTGDAVVNGQLLVSGVLEDREGAVRYTHARASVIGAARIEKQVTIGYSQTKIEISDDEKIRYEFGILSLKIPLYFSKPDLTYDRSETVKRLTVFGAEFPIYIRKITFREVIESEYTLTEEQALAYGMSELALFETEDLAGAKITARDIQKTVTDQGIILSAVYSCEIEMALEQEIMIEFEN
- a CDS encoding YabP/YqfC family sporulation protein, translated to MEEKTGILTSAMSKDSVQISVSGRTLALVEGCLGVLEYSREAIRLSTGKSSVRFSGEALSISSMNKNSVVVSGKITNIAFLGANKC